aaaccctaaactctaaatcgggctaaattttacttcacaaaacatgaagaaaaaaaacgttcatattcttcacgaacaatattatattgaatgttatttttgtcaatcgttttcccgcctaaataataacattcatcacgaagtgtctcttctaaatgttcatattttcgtgtgatcttgatgccggaaaaaaaaattccaaaaaaacgaaaaaaaaaaaatttgtttccccccgcttccccccgattggttacttccccattgatcatgcccatatatattggttacttccccattatatatatatatatatatatatatatatatatatatatatatatatatatatatatatatatatatatatatatatatatatacactacacacattttTGTCCTAATTAAGCTCTATATatcatatatagatagatagatagaaatagAATAGAAGATAGAAGATAGATGTGAAGAAACTGAAATGaccacctagtatatatatatacattacatgtTCAACAATATAATACATCGATTATGAAAAATACAAGACCGATATAAGCTCGAAAAATTTATCTTCTTGGCAAGAAACCGTTAGACCTCCCATCGGATGATCGAATCCATATTCTTCTTCTGATTGACGCAACAAGTCTTGGAACAACGGTTGTTCCAAAAACGATAATGGAACAACAAATCGCCTCTTCTCGTTTTCACCAACATACACCGCTAGATGACCTTTTGGCACATCCATTTGATTATTTCTCTTGCCATACACATTCAATTTACTAAAACTTTTTACGTTACAAAGTAACGAAGAAGAAAATAGCATAATACCCATTTCCAATTCCGAGAGAGCCAAGTAAGATAAAATATGTATAAGCACTTGAAGTTTCAAAGTTGATTATATATGTAGATATGAGATTGGATGCTGGAATTGTATATTTGAAGTTGGAGGCGCAAGTATTTATAGGTAGCTTGATAACTTGAAGACTTGTATAAGAACGGAACCTCACATGACTTTTCTTATCTACATCTTTCCAAGAATGTACTTAATTATATTACAGTTGATATATAATTAATGAATTTAAttgatttattattataattataattataatttgaaTTTCGTATTACTAAAAATAGATATAAATTCCGAGGAGACGCGTTTGACTCGGACGTTATATCAATTATTTGAGCATTTAAAAGCTAAGGTATCTGTATAGTTACACCTCAAACTGACTAATTATATTGGTATGGGTTCACATGTACTTCCTCCGTCACAATAAAAAGTTTCGTACGAAAATTCTTagtatattactccgtaatatttttaTATGAAACTAATTTAGATGCCATTCAGAAGCTCACATGCTGGTATTGACATTTTTCTTTCTAGTGTATTTACATACTAACtactagacaaaagttatgaatagtaccaggcaaggttgtaaaagtcgcgagtcaggAACGCATCGGTCGAGATCTAAAAAGGatgcgtcggccgagtcggggacgcatcggtcgttgactaacgttgactttattaataatttcttaaatatatatttatatatgtataaaatagttaattatgtaccataaatttcttaaataagaacttggatttaaatacaa
The window above is part of the Rutidosis leptorrhynchoides isolate AG116_Rl617_1_P2 chromosome 1, CSIRO_AGI_Rlap_v1, whole genome shotgun sequence genome. Proteins encoded here:
- the LOC139897265 gene encoding auxin-responsive protein SAUR21-like, giving the protein MGIMLFSSSLLCNVKSFSKLNVYGKRNNQMDVPKGHLAVYVGENEKRRFVVPLSFLEQPLFQDLLRQSEEEYGFDHPMGGLTVSCQEDKFFELISVLYFS